In the genome of Arachis stenosperma cultivar V10309 chromosome 6, arast.V10309.gnm1.PFL2, whole genome shotgun sequence, the window GCAAGGAAGCCTGAAAACATCGACCCCGGACTAACCCATGGCGTACTCTCTTGAAGGGTCTGGTCATGGGCTGGTACACCAACGAAGTAATCTCCAAGCGGCCCCGAACCAAGTCCACCATCACCAGAGTCAGCCCTGTCACCCATACCTAACCCATACCACTCGCCTCCATATCCGCCATCATGGGGACTAACACCACCAACTGCCACATGCCCTGCAGCAACCCCCCCCCACGGGCCCGTGTTGATTGTCGTCATCGTCGTCACCATGATCACCGTGCTTGGCCGCCGCAGCATGCCCTCTCCATCTCCCTCCGTGCCCTCGTCGTCCACCTCCACGTCGACCGCCCCCGTCAGCCTCGTCCATTGCCTAGTCCAGCCACCTCCACTCACGCTAGCTCCGTCGTGTCCCCACACGAGCTCTCCTCTCGACCCGACGCC includes:
- the LOC130935343 gene encoding uncharacterized protein LOC130935343 gives rise to the protein MSKDGRGSDRWFPYALQSWHFHWEARADHVLMFDVVADPEPSHKFRSGGVSMERGSCLRRCTWVIRETFLFLLRRHRGVLGEFLTWIVLTTCRTGVGSRGELVWGHDGASVSGGGWTRQWTRLTGAVDVEVDDEGTEGDGEGMLRRPSTVIMVTTMTTINTGPWGGVAAGHVAVGGVSPHDGGYGGEWYGLGMGDRADSGDGGLGSGPLGDYFVGVPAHDQTLQESTPWVSPGSMFSGFLALDGLDVDFGGSNFLDEITAIMQEDVVARRRGQSSGT